The following are encoded in a window of Sminthopsis crassicaudata isolate SCR6 chromosome 3, ASM4859323v1, whole genome shotgun sequence genomic DNA:
- the LOC141562665 gene encoding vomeronasal type-2 receptor 26-like, whose amino-acid sequence MSDQSYTVYTAVYAVAWALHEMFLVRSEMEFNIDGDNRVFPPWKVHPFLKNIQFNNSAGNLVVLDKKRNFVANYDILNYMTFSNGTEVLIKPPQSRCTEVCGAGFQKKAQEGCPVCCFNCDPCLERHISNQTDADQCVQCPEDQYPNQERNQCLPKVVTFLDYEDPMGMALASLAACLSLLTALVLWVFVRHKNTPIVRANNRDLSYILLISLFFCFLCSLLFIGSPTAAHCLLRQTTFGVMFTVAVSSILAKTIIVVLAFRATRPGSRSRKWMGSRAPIYFVLFCTMIQVMLCAIWLLLSPPFPEADTHSNYEHIILGCNEGSLIAFSFVLSCNELSYMGVLALASFTVAFFVRNLPDTFNEAKFITFSMLVFCSVWISFLPTYQSTKGKMMVAVEIFSILSSSTGLLACIFIPKCYVILLQPHRNTKKSLKSNVKS is encoded by the exons gTCCATCCCTTTCTGAAGAACATCCAGTTTAACAATAGTGCTGGGAATCTGGTGGTCTTGGATAAGAAGAGGAACTTTGTGGCAAACTATGATATTCTCAACTATATGACCTTTAGCAATGGCACTGAAGTCCTGATAAAA CCTCCTCAGTCCAGATGCACTGAAGTTTGTGGTGCTGGATTTCAGAAGAAAGCCCAGGAGGGATGCCCTGTCTGCTGCTTTAACTGTGACCCCTGCCTAGAGAGGCACATTTCCAACCAGACAG ATGCAGATCAATGTGTGCAATGCCCTGAAGATCAATATCCCAATCAGGAGAGGAATCAGTGCCTCCCCAAAGTGGTGACCTTCCTGGACTATGAAGATCCCATGGGGATGGCTTTGGCTTCTCTAGCTGCTTGCTTGTCTCTTCTCACAGCTCTGGTTCTCTGGGTCTTTGTGAGGCACAAAAACACCCCCATAGTCAGAGCCAATAACCGGGATCTCAGCTACATCCTCctcatctcccttttcttctgCTTCCTCTGCTCTCTGCTCTTCATTGGCAGCCCAACAGCAGCCCATTGCCTTCTCCGACAAACAACATTTGGAGTCATGTTCACAGTGGCTGTTTCCTCTATTTTGGCCAAAACCATCATTGTGGTTCTGGCCTTCAGAGCCACCAGACCAGGCAGCAGGAGCAGGAAATGGATGGGAAGCAGAGCCCccatttattttgttctcttttgcaCCATGATTCAAGTCATGCTCTGTGCAATCTGGCTGCTGCTCTCTCCCCCATTCCCAGAGGCAGACACACACTCCAACTACGAGCACATTATCTTGGGGTGCAATGAGGGCTCCCTCATTGCCTTCTCTTTTGTCCTGAGCTGTaacgagctatc CTACATGGGAGTCTTGGCCCTGGCAAGCTTCACTGTGGCCTTTTTTGTCAGAAATCTCCCTGACACTTTCAATGAAGCCAAATTCATCACATTCAGCATGCTGGTGTTCTGCAGCGTCTggatctccttcctccccacgTACCAGAGCACCAAGGGGAAGATGATGGTAGCCGTGGAGATCTTCTCCATCTTAAGTTCCAGTACTGGCTTGCTAGCCTGCATCTTTATCCCCAAATGCTATGTGATCCTTCTGCAGCCCCACAGGAACACCAAGAAATCTTTAAAGAGTAATGTCAAGTCTTGA